The Novosphingobium sp. 9U genome window below encodes:
- a CDS encoding sigma factor-like helix-turn-helix DNA-binding protein, producing the protein MRFGIGMDTDHTLEEVGQQFSVTRERIRQIEAKALRKLQHPTRSRVMRTFLD; encoded by the coding sequence GCATGCGCTTTGGCATCGGCATGGATACCGACCACACGCTCGAAGAGGTCGGCCAGCAGTTCTCGGTCACGCGCGAACGCATTCGTCAGATCGAGGCCAAGGCGCTGAGAAAGCTCCAGCACCCAACGAGGTCGCGTGTCATGCGTACGTTCCTGGACTAG